Proteins encoded in a region of the Drosophila busckii strain San Diego stock center, stock number 13000-0081.31 chromosome 2L, ASM1175060v1, whole genome shotgun sequence genome:
- the LOC108608441 gene encoding protein-lysine N-methyltransferase CG9154, with translation MMEDDEIALPADTLAILNEFLSERSQREREEEEQVKHKTGKDAQFEEDWQLSQFWYSAATKAAMGQAVDKIVKESKDHTNFRIALLSCPSLYPTIKDVHSNVNIFEYDQRFAAFGSDFVLYDFNEVDTTTDYLLEHHKCYDLIIADPPFLSEECMTKMSKIIRNLQRSTDSKLIFCSGEVVEPWLTACLPIHKCSFRPEHERNLGNEFVSYANFNFDHFVENK, from the exons ATGATGGAGGACGATGAAATTGCTTTGCCGGCGGATACACTAGCCATATTAAACGAATTTCTATCGGAGCGCTCACAGCGTGAACgtgaagaagaagagcaagtGAAACACAAAACCGGCAAGGATGCACAGTTCGAAGAGGATTGG caaCTTAGCCAGTTTTGGTACAGTGCAGCAACGAAAGCTGCCATGGGTCAGGCTGTAGACAAAATAGTAAAGGAATCTAAGGACCATACAAACTTTCGTATAGCTTTGCTCTCCTGCCCCTCACTGTATCCGACAATCAAAGATGTACACAGCAACGTAAATATCTTTGAGTATGATCAAAGATTTGCGGCCTTTGGATCCGATTTTGTACTTTATGACTTTAACGAAGTGGATACAACTACAGATTATCTCTTGGAACACCACAAATGCTATGATTTAATTATAGCCGATCCACCTTTTTTATCAGAGGAATGCATGACTAAAATGTCCAAAATCATAAGAAATTTGCAAAGGAGCACTGACTCCAAACTGATCTTTTGCTCCGGAGAAGTGGTAGAGCCTTGGCTGACTGCCTGCTTACCCATACACAAATGCAGCTTTAGACCGGAGCATGAACGAAATTTGGGTAACGAGTTTGtaagttatgcaaattttaattttgaccattttgttgaaaataaatag
- the LOC108608440 gene encoding WD repeat-containing and planar cell polarity effector protein fritz: MLLSELHFWTTLQVRIKSSDLGAFHYTHQRELSQELPSLAKREYTERRNGLAVLKNSRKAAGRLKDNLKRLEDLLRTHKLVHSEWQDAAQVLLLFDNGIITHICVDIYTGDMLRMVFDKYLVGKLAAEVITDAFFTRSHIVLAYNTNQLTVVHLQRPNQRPLGPEKIANMDARIFHVIIPGASERKLARHLTVNGSYDLFVVWTQSSQNEVYPWRPTVRDQDRANIHIFKIKGYHCSWNPWPYCWSENDPLCVDFLRSSENQLITLEQKVSRKGDISAEICSYELATGKMQRTAITSIAMGTQICCFAFSPDQEKLFLGSIDRNICLHDLVLQTTKYVNQIELVPTQCAWHCDSALLCVANERSVLQCFDLALAPIGNQLLSENVTPVSLLDLSHYFTAQPTLLSIAFSGKPDLANFTHKYAQTDCLLLLLYEQGPLACMRVFGGAGMRGDIHNSGLTADVIADKYLRLQQPERAVNVLAALNWETYGAMCLITLHKIANYIFFAGDQRRARIELMARALKTFAHTLSEDTKDEFSDQVYDLKRRFCFFLLRKNLFSEAFEMAQDIGDYDLFMDLYNLTKCIASLRELAQAAFGQAAAIVHDEEPELAIAQLCDLRPDSVCSQSSYSSPSQQALKNYVPPLPSFKSKIFNAEMIKINIPKPELRPVMPELRTSKLSSAATASSLVALAMKSGSQTLVKPPNLNGNGWSHDVPDQTVGLPLPSSSQLRPSGLHELEPQPMPLPSLALMPTQAAPPPAYHQPKFYQHPLVSGNIPAMLPTLSNEDHQKRLLMKKPTASILSNPAATPANGEAATTTTVKSASAEKNKVKFSDTIQVAVVPEIPRKEKPLPPKRNGYSRPAARHLNPRKELADSLPLCHPNDEYLKDFNPITTNVSKPPSRRREEDSSNNKTAANSSSTSSIKVVHFGVV, translated from the exons ATGCTGCTCAGCGAGCTGCACTTTTGGACAACGCTGCAGGTGCGCATCAAGAGCAGCGACTTGGGCGCCTTTCACTACACGCACCAACGAGAGCTCTCGCAGGAGCTGCCGTCGCTGGCCAAGCGTGAGTACACCGAACGACGCAATGGACTGGCGGTGCTTAAGAACAGTCGCAAGGCGGCGGGCAGGCTAAAGGATAATTTGAAAAGGCTCGAGGATCTGCTGCGCACACATAAGCTGGTGCATTCGGAGTGGCAGGATGCGGCGCAGGTGTTGCTGCTCTTTGACAATGGCATCATTACACACATATGCGTTGACATATATACGGGCGACATGCTGCGCATGGTCTTTGACAAGTATCTAGTTGGGAAATTAGCTGCCGAGGTCATTACCGAtg cattttttacaCGCTCCCACATAGTCTTGGCCTACAATACCAATCAGCTGACGGTGGTGCATTTGCAGCGTCCCAACCAGCGTCCGTTGGGACCGGAGAAGATTGCCAACATGGATGCGCGCATATTTCATGTGATTATTCCAGGCGCCAGTGAGCGTAAATTAGCACGCCATCTAACGGTGAATGGCAGCTATGATTTATTTGTGGTATGGACACAATCCTCACAGAACGAGGTATACCCCTGGCGACCCACAGTACGCGATCAGGATCGCgccaacatacatatattcaaaatcAAAGGGTAC CATTGCAGCTGGAATCCTTGGCCATATTGCTGGTCAGAGAACGATCCACTTTGTGTTGACTTTTTGCGCAGCTCGGAGAATCAGCTAATTACGTTGGAACAGAAAGTATCGCGTAAGGGTGACATCAGCGCTGAGATCTGCTCCTATGAGCTTGCCACTGGCAAAATGCAACGCACTGCAATTACCTCCATTGCCATGGGCACACAAATCTGTTGCTTTGCATTCAGTCCGGATCAGGAGAAACTCTTTCTGGGCAGCATTGATCGCAACATTTGTCTGCATGATCTGGTGCTGCAGACCACGAAGTATGTCAATCAAATTGAACTTGTGCCCACACAATGCGCTTGGCACTGCGACTCGGCGCTACTTTGCGTGGCCAACGAGCGCTCCGTGCTGCAGTGCTTCGATCTGGCGCTGGCGCCCATAGGCAATCAGTTGCTTAGTGAGAATGTCACACCGGTCAGTCTGCTGGACTTGTCGCATTATTTTACAGCACAGCCAACTCTACTGAGCATTGCTTTCAGTGGGAAGCCGGACTTGGCTAACTTCACGCACAAATATGCACAAACAGATTGcttgctgcttctgttgtaCGAGCAGGGTCCGTTGGCTTGCATGCGTGTCTTTGGCGGCGCTGGCATGCGCGGCGATATACACAACTCTGGACTGACGGCGGATGTTATTGCGGACAAGTATCTGCGTCTGCAGCAGCCGGAGCGCGCAGTCAATGTGCTGGCCGCACTCAACTGGGAAACCTATGGCGCCATGTGCCTGATAACGCTGCATAAGATAGCCAACTATATATTCTTTGCCGGAGATCAGCGACGTGCGCGCATTGAGCTTATGGCCAGAGCTTTGAAGACATTTGCTCATACGCTTAGCGAGGATACCAAGGATGAGTTCAGCGATCAGGTCTATGATCTAAAGCGACGTTTCTGCTTTTTTCTGCTACggaaaaatttatttagtgaaGCCTTTGAAATGGCACAGGACATTGGGGATTATGATCTGTTTATGGATCTTTACAACTTGACCAAATGCATTGCCAGTCTGCGTGAGCTGGCCCAAGCTGCATTTGGCCAGGCGGCCGCCATAGTGCACGATGAGGAGCCAGAGCTTGCTATTGCACAACTGTGTGACTTGCGTCCGGATTCTGTCTGCTCGCAGTCCAGTTATTCCTCACCCAGTCAGCAGGCGTTGAAAAATTATGTGCCACCCTTGCCCTCGTTCAAGTCGAAGATATTTAATGCTGAAAtgattaaaatcaatataCCCAAGCCGGAACTGCGTCCTGTAATGCCGGAACTGCGCACCTCCAAgctgagcagcgctgccactgccagctCCTTGGTGGCCCTGGCTATGAAAAGCGGTAGTCAGACATTAGTGAAACCGCCTAACCTGAATGGAAATGGCTGGTCGCATGATGTGCCAGATCAAACAGTGGGTCTGCctttgccaagcagcagtcAGCTGCGACCGTCTGGCTTGCATGAACTAGAACCTCAACCCATGCCGCTGCCGTCTTTAGCGCTAATGCCAACTCAAGCTGCGCCACCGCCTGCTTATCATCAGCCTAAGTTCTATCAGCATCCGCTTGTCTCGGGCAATATACCTGCCATGCTGCCGACGCTAAGCAATGAGGATCATCAAAAGCGTTTGCTTATGAAGAAACCCACTGCTTCCATACTCTCAAATccagcagcaacgccagcCAATGGTGAAGCTGCTACGACGACTACAGTAAAAAGCGCGTCGGCTGAGAAAAACAAAGTGAAATTCTCGGACACCATACAAGTGGCCGTTGTACCG GAAATACCACGCAAGGAGAAGCCGCTGCCGCCCAAACGTAATGGCTATTCACGTCCAGCAGCGCGGCATTTAAATCCACGCAAGGAGCTGGCTGATAGTCTGCCGCTTTGCCATCCCAATGATGAGTACTTAAAGGATTTTAATCCAATTACCACAA ATGTCAGCAAGCCTCCCTCACGACGACGCGAGGAGGATTCCAGTAataacaaaacagcagcaaacagctcTTCAACTTCCTCCATTAAGGTGGTCCATTTTGGCGTTGTCTAA
- the LOC108594458 gene encoding mitochondrial carrier protein Rim2 isoform X1 — protein sequence MSQNRDTLIHLLAGGSAGTVGAVVTCPLEVVKTRLQSSTAFLTPAARIVEPAGGPSNGGASELLRPEQRRKLSTTILRNRSQPQVIGGVRRIMAISHCGISSSSTKSMSIVQCLRHIVQNEGPRALFKGLGPNLVGVAPSRAIYFCTYSQTKNTLNNLGLVERDSPLVHIMSAASAGFVASTATNPIWFVKTRMQLDYNSKVQMTVRQCIERVYAQGGIAAFYKGITASYFGICETMVHFVIYEFIKSKLLEQRNQRHTDEKSSRDFVEFMMAGAVSKTIASCIAYPHEVARTRLREEGNKYNTFWQTLHTVWKEEGRAGLYRGLATQLVRQIPNTAIMMATYEAVVYVLTRRFNNKSNEFYDF from the exons ATGTCCCAAAATCGTGATACTTTAATACACTTGCTAGCCGGCGG CTCCGCTGGCACTGTTGGCGCTGTGGTAACATGTCCTCTTGAAGTGGTGAAGACGCGTCTACAAAGCTCGACGGCATTTTTAACGCCGGCTGCGCGCATTGTTGAACCCGCTGGCGGGCCATCAAATGGTGGCGCCTCCGAGTTATTGCGGCCGGAACAACGACGTAAGCTAAGCACAACGATATTACGTAACAGATCACAGCCACAGGTGATTGGGGGTGTGCGTAGG atcATGGCAATTTCGCATTGTGGCATCTCATCAAGCAGCACAAAGTCCATGAGCATTGTCCAGTGCCTGCg GCATATTGTACAAAATGAAGGTCCACGCGCATTATTCAAGGGTCTGGGTCCTAATctggtgggcgtggcgccCTCACGtgccatttatttttgcacctACTCACAAACAAAGAATACGCTCAACAATTTGGG cttggtTGAGCGCGACTCTCCTCTAGTGCATATTATGAGCGCTGCTAGCGCTGGCTTTGTTGCATCCACTGCAACGAATCCCATTTGGTTTGTCAAGACGCGCATGCAGCTGGACTACAATTCCAAGGTGCAGATGACAGTGCGGCAGTGCATCGAGCGTGTTTATGCGCAAGGCGGCATTGCTGCCTTTTATAAAGGCATCACAGCTAGTTATTTTGGCATCTGCGAGACTATGGTGCACTTTGTTATATATGAGTTTATTAAATCCAAACTG TTGGAGCAGCGCAATCAGCGGCATACGGACGAAAAGAGTTCACGTGATTTTGTCGAGTTCATGATGGCTGGCGCTGTATCGAAGACTATAGCTTCCTGCATTGCGTATCCACATGAAGTGGCACGCACTCGGCTGCGCGAGGAgggcaacaaatataatacGTTCTGGCAGACGCTGCATACTGTGTGGAAGGAAGAGGGACGCGCTGGACTGTATAG AGGCTTGGCCACGCAGCTGGTGCGACAGATTCCCAACACAGCCATCATGATGGCCACCTATGAGGCAGTGGTGTATGTGCTAACGCGACGCTTTAACAACAAATCGAATGAGTTTTACGATTTCTAA
- the LOC108594458 gene encoding mitochondrial carrier protein Rim2 isoform X2, giving the protein MSQNRDTLIHLLAGGSAGTVGAVVTCPLEVVKTRLQSSTAFLTPAARIVEPAGGPSNGGASELLRPEQRRKLSTTILRNRSQPQIMAISHCGISSSSTKSMSIVQCLRHIVQNEGPRALFKGLGPNLVGVAPSRAIYFCTYSQTKNTLNNLGLVERDSPLVHIMSAASAGFVASTATNPIWFVKTRMQLDYNSKVQMTVRQCIERVYAQGGIAAFYKGITASYFGICETMVHFVIYEFIKSKLLEQRNQRHTDEKSSRDFVEFMMAGAVSKTIASCIAYPHEVARTRLREEGNKYNTFWQTLHTVWKEEGRAGLYRGLATQLVRQIPNTAIMMATYEAVVYVLTRRFNNKSNEFYDF; this is encoded by the exons ATGTCCCAAAATCGTGATACTTTAATACACTTGCTAGCCGGCGG CTCCGCTGGCACTGTTGGCGCTGTGGTAACATGTCCTCTTGAAGTGGTGAAGACGCGTCTACAAAGCTCGACGGCATTTTTAACGCCGGCTGCGCGCATTGTTGAACCCGCTGGCGGGCCATCAAATGGTGGCGCCTCCGAGTTATTGCGGCCGGAACAACGACGTAAGCTAAGCACAACGATATTACGTAACAGATCACAGCCACAG atcATGGCAATTTCGCATTGTGGCATCTCATCAAGCAGCACAAAGTCCATGAGCATTGTCCAGTGCCTGCg GCATATTGTACAAAATGAAGGTCCACGCGCATTATTCAAGGGTCTGGGTCCTAATctggtgggcgtggcgccCTCACGtgccatttatttttgcacctACTCACAAACAAAGAATACGCTCAACAATTTGGG cttggtTGAGCGCGACTCTCCTCTAGTGCATATTATGAGCGCTGCTAGCGCTGGCTTTGTTGCATCCACTGCAACGAATCCCATTTGGTTTGTCAAGACGCGCATGCAGCTGGACTACAATTCCAAGGTGCAGATGACAGTGCGGCAGTGCATCGAGCGTGTTTATGCGCAAGGCGGCATTGCTGCCTTTTATAAAGGCATCACAGCTAGTTATTTTGGCATCTGCGAGACTATGGTGCACTTTGTTATATATGAGTTTATTAAATCCAAACTG TTGGAGCAGCGCAATCAGCGGCATACGGACGAAAAGAGTTCACGTGATTTTGTCGAGTTCATGATGGCTGGCGCTGTATCGAAGACTATAGCTTCCTGCATTGCGTATCCACATGAAGTGGCACGCACTCGGCTGCGCGAGGAgggcaacaaatataatacGTTCTGGCAGACGCTGCATACTGTGTGGAAGGAAGAGGGACGCGCTGGACTGTATAG AGGCTTGGCCACGCAGCTGGTGCGACAGATTCCCAACACAGCCATCATGATGGCCACCTATGAGGCAGTGGTGTATGTGCTAACGCGACGCTTTAACAACAAATCGAATGAGTTTTACGATTTCTAA
- the LOC108599300 gene encoding Krueppel homolog 2 isoform X2, translated as MSASTEQPPRFDSANENATNENATNGGTQQGQQDQQQQQQQPQTQNAAAKLLQHFQTNRIDSALWALRLLVILFTISYVLPIFTSQQSAFSKVLLANAAISALRLHQRVPAFSFSREFLARLFAEDSCHYMMYSLIFFSIRPTLLVLIPVALYSVLHASSYSLKLLDLIGQNSWWGARFIISIVEFQAANILKATAFCEIFIMPYAIVMTFMSHAGLMTPIMYYHYLVMRYSSRRNPYPRTAFAELRITFEALAARSPPAIGKVIRGGIGFVNRLAPQPQPAPTQ; from the exons ATGAGCGCGAGCACCGAACAGCCACCGCGCTTTGATAGCGCCAATGAGAACGCTACAAATGAGAACGCCACAAATGGTGGCACACAGCAGGGACAGcaagatcagcagcagcagcaacaacaaccgcagacacaaaacgcagcagccaaattgttgcaacattttcaaacAAATCGCATTGATTCAGCACTTTGGGCGCTGCGCTTGCTCGTCATTTTGTTTACCATCAGCTATGTGTTGCCAATCTTCAC CTCACAGCAAAGCGCATTTAGCAAGGTGCTGTTGGCTAATGCGGCAATCTCTGCATTGCGTTTGCATCAACGTGTGCCTGCGTTTTCGTTTAGTCGCGAATTTCTGGCACGTTTGTTTGCCGAAGACTCGTGTCATTATATGATGTACTCGTTGATCTTCTTCAGCATTCGTCCCACATTGCTGGTGCTCATACCAGTGGCATTGTACTCTGTGCTGCATGCCTCAAGCTATTCGCTCAAGCTGTTGGAT CTAATCGGTCAGAACTCTTGGTGGGGTGCACGTTTCATCATCTCCATTGTGGAGTTCCAGGCTGCGAACATATTGAAGGCCACCGCTTTCTGCGAAATCTTCATTATGCCCTATGCCATTGTTATGACTTTCAT GAGCCACGCTGGTTTGATGACGCCCATCATGTACTATCACTACCTGGTCATGCGTTACAGCTCACGTCGCAATCCCTACCCACGCACCGCTTTCGCCGAGCTGCGCATCACCTTTGAGGCGCTCGCCGCCCGCTCACCACCCGCTATTGGCAAAGTCATACGCGGTGGCATTGGTTTCGTCAATCGCTTGgcgccgcagccacagcctgCGCCCACACAGTAG
- the LOC108599300 gene encoding Krueppel homolog 2 isoform X1, translating to MFATDNKNSHTFEKKMSASTEQPPRFDSANENATNENATNGGTQQGQQDQQQQQQQPQTQNAAAKLLQHFQTNRIDSALWALRLLVILFTISYVLPIFTSQQSAFSKVLLANAAISALRLHQRVPAFSFSREFLARLFAEDSCHYMMYSLIFFSIRPTLLVLIPVALYSVLHASSYSLKLLDLIGQNSWWGARFIISIVEFQAANILKATAFCEIFIMPYAIVMTFMSHAGLMTPIMYYHYLVMRYSSRRNPYPRTAFAELRITFEALAARSPPAIGKVIRGGIGFVNRLAPQPQPAPTQ from the exons ATGTTTGCCACTGATAACAA AAACAGTCATACCTTTGAGAAGAAAATGAGCGCGAGCACCGAACAGCCACCGCGCTTTGATAGCGCCAATGAGAACGCTACAAATGAGAACGCCACAAATGGTGGCACACAGCAGGGACAGcaagatcagcagcagcagcaacaacaaccgcagacacaaaacgcagcagccaaattgttgcaacattttcaaacAAATCGCATTGATTCAGCACTTTGGGCGCTGCGCTTGCTCGTCATTTTGTTTACCATCAGCTATGTGTTGCCAATCTTCAC CTCACAGCAAAGCGCATTTAGCAAGGTGCTGTTGGCTAATGCGGCAATCTCTGCATTGCGTTTGCATCAACGTGTGCCTGCGTTTTCGTTTAGTCGCGAATTTCTGGCACGTTTGTTTGCCGAAGACTCGTGTCATTATATGATGTACTCGTTGATCTTCTTCAGCATTCGTCCCACATTGCTGGTGCTCATACCAGTGGCATTGTACTCTGTGCTGCATGCCTCAAGCTATTCGCTCAAGCTGTTGGAT CTAATCGGTCAGAACTCTTGGTGGGGTGCACGTTTCATCATCTCCATTGTGGAGTTCCAGGCTGCGAACATATTGAAGGCCACCGCTTTCTGCGAAATCTTCATTATGCCCTATGCCATTGTTATGACTTTCAT GAGCCACGCTGGTTTGATGACGCCCATCATGTACTATCACTACCTGGTCATGCGTTACAGCTCACGTCGCAATCCCTACCCACGCACCGCTTTCGCCGAGCTGCGCATCACCTTTGAGGCGCTCGCCGCCCGCTCACCACCCGCTATTGGCAAAGTCATACGCGGTGGCATTGGTTTCGTCAATCGCTTGgcgccgcagccacagcctgCGCCCACACAGTAG
- the LOC108608442 gene encoding 39S ribosomal protein L48, mitochondrial, translating into MPTPNSNRKACHHITEQQLSLRAPLLLPKPTYTATRPSSYSVYEPDYLESLKPKFPQIECLNVQIKGYDYPLLESYQRFLHSVAEYLAMDVSDCYALPPQQTQVQRLRPNSTVIEADYKLTTYERNLQLNNVDAPQYPQFLRIAQAALPEGVQLTVAEHTDDHDERRYVPDKELLDLKTELERMGGATPTKKK; encoded by the exons ATGCCGACTCCCAATTCAAATCGAAAAGCCTGCCACCACATAACagagcaacagct gtcgttgcgtgccccgctgctgctgccaaagcccACATACACAGCAACTCGACCAAGCAGCTATTCTGTTTACGAGCCGGACTACCTGGAg TCACTGAAGCCGAAATTTCCACAAATAGAGTGCCTTAACGTACAGATAAAAGGCTATGACTACCCACTGCTCGAGAGCTATCAACGCTTTCTGCATAGTGTCGCGGAATACCTTGCCATGGACGTATCCGACTGCTATGCCCTGCCGCCGCAGCAGACACAGGTGCAACGTCTGCGACCTAACTCTACAGTCATTGAAGCCGACTACAAGTTAACCACCTACGAACGCAATCTGCAACTGAACAACGTAGATGCGCCACAGTATCCACAATTTTTAAGAATTGCGCAAGCAGCGCTACCAGAAGGTGTACAATTAACAGTTGCCGAGCATACGGATGACCATGATGAGCGTCGTTATGTGCCTGACAAAGAACTGCTCGATCTTAAAACTGAGCTAGAACGCATGGGCGGCGCCACCcccacaaaaaagaaataa
- the LOC108608443 gene encoding prefoldin subunit 1, whose translation MAQMDMELKKAFTEMQINKLETTKKINMIDMKCDMVKTGKHKYTLTEKGTSNLTDDTRVYLSVGRMFLLTDVQNMREELKGKQEKCDKAIELLEKKKEFLQKSLKDQEDGLRELVQQRKDADGTTK comes from the exons ATGGCACAAATGGATATGGAATTGAAGAAA GCATTTACTGagatgcaaataaacaaattggaGACAACGAAAAAGATCAATATGATTGACATGAAATGTGACATGGTCAAGACGGGAAAACACAAGTACACGTTAACTGAAAAGGGCACCAGCAATCTGACAGACGATACGAG ggTCTACTTATCTGTTGGCCGTATGTTTTTGTTAACCGACGTGCAGAACATGCGCGAGGAGCTGAAAGGCAAGCAGGAGAAATGTGATAAGGCCATTGAGCTGCTGGAGAAAAAGAAGGAATTTCTGCAAAAATCGCTTAAGGATCAAGAGGATGGCCTTCGTGAACTGGTGCAGCAGCGCAAGGACGCAGATGGAACAACTAAATAA